The DNA region AGAAAAACCACACCGAGacaacatttaaagaaaagtaTTTAAACAATATGAAagcacagtttaaaacaatttaaagaaaattaaaactttaaaaagagGTAATAGCAATAAATCTGTATCAAAATCTAAACATGAGCTGTAAgggaagaaaatacaaatagatCGAGGAAGgtgataaaattaaaaatacaatgaaatcCAATGATGACTTTATAAAATAGCTCAATAAAAGGCAGTTGATTCCAGCATTGTGCTGCATAGAGACTGAAAGCTGCTTCTCCGTGTTTAGGTTTAGTTACGTGTCAAATTCAATGTACCGGGTCCAGATGAAAACCCCAGAACTTTGACGTGTAATATTATGATTAGAGGGAGATGTTGACCGCATGGTGTCATATGTACATGGTTATTCTTCAGATGGAGCCAGACTCAAAGGTGTAGATAAGAGCAACGCTTTGGTCCTCCCATCAACCAAAgccaagaagaagaaatccTCAGTGACGCAAGTTTCCAGCAGAAAGCCCCTAACCAAGAAGCAGAAGAAAGTGCTGGAGAAAGTGCTGGAGCGCAAAGAGAAGAAAGCTcaggtgagagacagatttAAAACAGCTGGTTCCGACAAAACTGAGCGGCTTTAagaagagacttatttctttaaCAAGGTTGTACAagcagtgtctctgtgtttgtagtTGTCCTTAGATTTCACACATTACAACTGTCTAAAATACGGgtgcaaaaatataaatgttgtgGTTGAGATCATAATGAAGATGTTTGATGTGTggcctgacctttgacctgtgacaACTGAGTACTTATGTAATAATGTTGTGATGACTAGTTGCAGATGGTGTGATATTTATTCTTTGATCATAGTTTTAAGACTTCAGTTAGGAGTTTTTGTGCTTACACAACCTATTCATGTGTTTTGTAGAGAAACATGTTTTCTATTATGTTCTGTGGCAGTTTATAAATGTATTACAGAAAATAAGAGATGATCTGGAATGAGTGAGAAAGATATTGATTTTCGGTTTCTTTACTTAAATTCAGGTGTTATACTATAGAAAACTTCCTAAATCTATCCCTACTCAGTATTAATATGATTAATGCAAATGACCAGATCACAACCAGCTAATGTGTCGCTCTCTGTGTGTCCCGTTCAGAGAGCAGACATCCTCATCAAACTGGCTGAGGTGCAGATTCCAGAGTCTGAGATTAAGCTGCTGTACACCACGGCCAAAATGGGAACAGGGGACAAAATCTACCAGACTAAAAAGTTAGTGCATGAAACCAAcacaagcaggaggaggaggatgtgttaAAAGTGAGGTCGGTGTTTTAAATTCTTTGTGTAATTTTCAGTACACTGGATGAAATAAAAGAAGGAGACTCGGGTCCAAAGGTCAGCAGCGTTATTGGAGcgaacaggaaaagaaaatggaatatagtagaggaagatgatgaagaagaacaaAAGGCAGAAGAAAGCAGCGACCTGGACACTTCCTCTGATGATGACGATGTGGAAGGAGCGGATGAAGACGTGAATAAATCTACAGAGATGGCTGAAACTAAGGAAACCCCACCTCCATGTCAGGAGCCAGAGTCCAAAGAGGGAGTGAAGGAAGAACAAGCAAAACCAGAAGAGAATGGACAGAGTGAGAAGAAAGTTTCAGATCAAGAGCAAGTTCAAAACAAGATACTGTCGCAGCCAGCGGTCTTCATTCCTGTTGACAGATTACCAGAAATACAGGTGTGTGTTCATTGAGTGTGGGtttgttgtctgtgtgttttttggatGATCTCTTTAAGTGTGTTTCTATCCGATTCTGCAGGCGGCTCGTCTGAAGCTTCCTGTGTTGGCAGAGGAGCAGGTCATCATGGAGGCAGTGAAAGAAAACCCCTGCATCGTCATCTgtggagagacaggaagtggaaaaacCACTCAAGTGCCTCAGTTTCTGTATGAAGCTGGTTATGCCAGGTAGTTTATCCTCTTAACCGGACAATCCTTTGATGTTTCACTGGGTTGTTGCATAGAAAATGTTTACATGTGGATTGATGTTCATTtaagtgtgtttgcatgtggtCTTTATATTTTGTATCTTGTTTCCTGCAGTGAAAGTGGGATTATCGGCATCACAGAGCCGAGACGAGTTGCAGCTGTCAGCATGTCCCATCGAGTCGCCAAAGAGATGAACCTGTCCACACGGTAACAAACATAATGCAGATTTTCAtcaaatgtatataaaataatgtttgaatagaatataaaaacGTTTCATCTTCTCAGCCTCttgattctgtttgtttttctttgctcagCGTTGTGTCTTACCAGATTCGATATGAGGGGAATGTGACAGATGAAACCAAAATCAAGTTCATGACAGATGGTGTTCTACTGAAGGAGATCCAGAAGGTACCATCTTTACTCTttagttatttaaataaaatatgggAACACATGGTGACAGATTATTGGACCTACTGATATTTCTAACTCTAACGGTACATTCAGGTAACCAATAtgttatgtttatgttcattTATCTAAACCAAAATTGTTATCTATAGACAGAAataatgtcttttttttgtgtttcctgtgagtgtttgttttattgtcacctcataaaaattgaataaaaaatgagaCATGTCTAGTTGTAAGAGATCATGTCTATATTTCATTTTGAACctcacaaaaaaactaaacaagtaGCCTAGTTAAGGCCGACTAGTTTAACTAAGTGACTCTAAGTTTGAACAGTCACCAGCAACAGTAATAGACTCTGTTATAATACACTGTACATTACACCTATGTGAGTCTTTTAACTGCTTTGATATTATTTCTCTCCGCTCTGCCAGGATTTCCTGCTGAAGAGATACAGTGTGATCATCATAGATGAAGCTCATGAGAGGAGCGTGTACACAGACATCCTCATCGGACTGCTGTCTCGCATCGTCCCACTCAGAAACAAGGTAAACCACAGTCTGCGCTGTGAAAGCTCAGACTCACACATTTCTGTTTCATCAACTGGCTGTTTCACTCTACGCAGAAACAAATGCCCATGAAGCTGCTGGTCATGTCCGCCACTCTGCGGGTTGAAGATTTCACAGAGAACCGGAAGCTGTTTCGGATTCCTCCACCCGTCATCAAGGTGGACGCTCGGCAGTTCCCTGTATCGATCCATTTCAACAAACGCACCCCGCTGGACGATTACTCCGGAGAGACTTTTCTAAAGACCTGCAAGATCCACCGCATGCTGCCtccaggtgcacacacacatgttcactttTAAACCGATTTTGtaggttttaaaatgttcacGTTTGTCTACTACAAAACTCCACCGCCCTATGGAGGTAAAATTACTGAATCTGAGGTTAACCAAACTTCTTTtagtcttttttaaatgtaatcagGACAGTAAACAGAAGTAAATAAGTCAAATCGTTACACACACTAACTACCACCCTGATGTTGACGTCCTTCAGGTGGAATCCTGGTGTTTCTGACGGGTCAGGCAGAGGTTAACGGTCTGTGCAGGAGACTGAGAAAAGCTTTCCCCTTCAGAAAGAGTAACACAACCACCGGtgaatgtaacacacacacacctgtgtccTTTCACTCTCTGTCATATCTATTGGCAGTTATTTATTGACTTGTTTTTGTGGTCAGGTGAAGATGAAGACACTTCAGAGGCCACGAGGAAGTTTAAGAagaacaaacagaagaagaatgtCGTAAGCCATCTTTTTATAGAATGCCATataaagtctgttttttttgttttataaatattgGTTGTGTACTTATCCTAAGagttctctctgtctccagtctCTGCCCCGCATCCACTTGGATAACTACTCTGCTCTGCCGATGGATGAAGGGGACGAGGACCGAGAGGCGGGGATCAGAGACGAGTACGACTCGGACCTAGAATACGGAGACGACCCTGACAATGCAGGTGAGCTCCTCCGGTCCAGAGCGAACATTCTTCCAAGCCAGTTGTTTATATTTCTCATCCTGACAaactctgctctgtgttttgtctctgcagaggagaaggCCGACCCGTCCATCCCTCTCTAtgtcctccctctgttctcttTGTTGGCCCCAGAGGAGCAGGCGAAGGTGAGAGGAAACTTTTGAAACGGAAACAACAATGATGAAGAGTTACAATGAGAACAGAGATATTAAAGTAATGTTACTGATAATCAATAGGATACAATAGAAAATGTGTGTTCTTCTTGACTGTAGGTGTTCAGGCCCCCCCCTCCTGGTACTCGTCTGTGTGTTGTCGCCACCAACGTGGCCGAGACGTCTCTGACCATCCCTGGCATCAAGTACGTGGTTGACAGCGGTCGAGTGAAGAAGCGTTTCTACGACCGGGTCACTGGAGTGTCATCCTTCAAAGTCACGTGGACCTCACAGGCCTCCGCCAATCAGAGGGCGGGTAGAGCGGGAAGAACAGAGCCGGGACACTGCTACAGGTTGAGACTTTGAAACATTGTCAtaacacaaatgttttctttagtgGAGGAGGATTTCCAAACCTCTGCGTCTGTTTCTGCAGGTTGTACTCGTCTGCAGTGTTCGGAGATTTCAGTTTGTTCTCAGAGGCGGAGATCACCCGCAGGCCTGTGGAAGACCTGGTTTTACAGATGAAGGACCTCAACATAGAAAAGGTCAGTAAAACAATTCAAACATACAGGATTCAGAGTGAAACGCTGCTGGgtgatttaaaaacagcttcatATATTCTGTTGTGCAGGTGGTCAACTTCCCGTTCCCCACGACTCCCTCTACTGAGGCTCTGGTGGCAGCAGAGCAGTTGTTAATCTCGTTGGGAGCTTTGAAGGAGCCGCCTCACACTGAGAGGTGGGTCTCTTCAAGATCTCTGACTTTATCGCTTTAATTAAACAGGACGATAGTTGTGTGGTTCTTACAGAGAAGCAAAGTCATATCAGCTTTGTCCTGATCAGATAAATTGAGCCAATTATTCCTCGTATGACATGTcctcactctctttttattatcAGGGTCAAAGAGATGCAGCGAGCGAGGCTGTGCTCTCCCATCACCCCCCTCGGCAGAGCAATGGCTTCATTCCCCGTGTCACCCCGTTACGCTAAAATGCTAGCACTCGGGAAGCAGCAGGATTGTCTGCCATATGTCATCGCCGTGGTAGCAGCCATGACAGTCCGGGAGATCTTTGAAGACCttgacaggtgaggacacacacaaaggagtAGGGACGTCCAGTGCCTTGTTCAATTTTAACCTGGAGCTTCAAACGTGTAAATATGAAATGTCATATCATGCAGCCTTATCTTGTTTTTATACTCATGACAAGTTTCTGATTCTCAGAcctgcaggaagtgaagatgaGAGCTCCACTCTCGCACAGCGTCGAGCTCGGCTGGCCCAGATGAGGAGGCTGTGGGCTGGGCAAGGAGCCTCACTCCAACTGGGCGACCTCATGGTCATGCTGGGTGTGTTTGCTAGTGTGAATTGTGATTTGAATTATAATAGGCTATATGTTCACACTTAAAGGTTTTCAAAGAAAATCTTGATTGAGGAACATTTGTTGGGAAACAACAAAAATCTATGATCATATTTTATTGACAGAAGTTTTACCCTGAGGTGAAATGGTTTAGATTTCAgtgagatataaaaaaaaaaaaaggtttatacCAAAAAGTTGTCGCTGTACcaaattttttatattatgaTCATGTTGTTTAACCTTATGTCTGTATTCTTGTGACTGCAGGTGCAGTTGGTGCTTGTGAATTTGCTGGCTGTACTCCCAAGTTCTGTGAGGAGAACGGCCTGAGGCATAAAGCCATGGTTGAGATCAGGAGGCTCAGAGGGCAACTCACCAACACAGGTACAAACATGCTACAAACCCAAAAAAACTAACACAAACACCTGCTGCaggaacacaacagaaaatcatCCGTGTTCTTTTCTCCAAGTGAACGCAGTTTCTCCAGAAGTGGGAGCATTTGTGGATCCTAAGATGACTCCGCCGACCGCGCAGCAGGTGGTTTCCTTGCGGCAGATCGTTCTGGCTGGACTGGGAGACCATCTTGCACGCCATGTGCAGATGGAAGAGATTCTGGATCCAAAATGGAAGAATGGATATAAGGTAATATACACTGGAGACTGTGATGGCTGTGAAGGAGACTTTACTGAGTTATCCTGTTCCTTCAACCCCTCACCTTtatgtgcttttgtttttagaCGTGTCTGATGGACGACCCAGTGTTCATTCATCCCACATCTGCACTGTTCAAAAAGCTGCCAGAGTTTGTTGTCTACCAGGAGATCATGGAGACCAGCAAGATGTACATGAGAGGTAAAACATCTCGGAGGAAGtcagtaaagctgctttcagacatgaactctgcagatcctcCATATTTTATACCTGATAGACATAGAAACATGATGCTGATTGATGTGCACATGTTTTTGGGGATTCAGGGTGACTTTCTCAGGATATCAACAAAATTGtgctatatttatatatatgtatatagaaaAAGATGCCCCTCAACAACAGGAGTCAAGTTAAAGCCTACAGCAAATGTCAGAATAGTAATAGAGTAATATAGATATATTGCAGAATACTACATACTCGTTCTCCTCAAAATGTGTCAACAAGCCACATTTCTACACTACAAAATAAAGTTTGTATTGGATTGTTTTACAGCTGTTATTGAAACATGATTTGCGGGCTGATAGTTTCACCTTGTTACCTTCCTTCCTGTTTCTTGCAGGTGTCTCAGCAGTAGAAGCAAATTGGATCCCACAGTTCCTGCCTCAGTACTGTCACTTCGGCCCCCCGCTGGAGTCTCCGGCACCATGGTTCTGCTCGTCCACCGGCACCATCAAATGTCACCGTTCAAGCACCTTCTGTAAGTTCTCAACAGCTGCACACCACAGCTGTGTTTCTGCTGAAAGTTGTGTCTGCTTACATTTGACTGATCACTGTTGTCCTCCCCTGCAGTCCGTGTGGCGTGGCAGCTGCCAGCAGTGGAGAAGGATTATCCCGACTGCCTGGACCGTTACAAACTGTTTTCCAAGTTTTTCCTCGAGGGACAGGTACTGCAGCAAAACTTGAAAGTTCAACGTCTCTGTCAAGTCGTCACTTAAGACTCAACTGGGCGTGAAAACTTGAACGGGACAAATTCTGTCTCATCTGTAACTGTCCTTACACTTGTCTTTACACACATTTGTCTAATATGATGAGTATTTGTTGCCTTATCACCTGTTATTTGTTTCCTTAGCCTTAATAACACATTAACTATCACCTCACTATAACCAACTCATTGTAATTATAttcatgaaatataaataactgTCAATATGAATCAAATCAATCCAAAATGTGTTTACTAACAGGTTATGCCAGATGCATTGCTCTGTGTGCCAAAAAAAATGCACTAGAGTTAAATAGAAataggattttcttttttataaaaatctaaaatctgaatctgaaattCAGAGCTGGTCCAAAGTCTACAGAAGAAATAAAGCGGTGGACTTCAAAAAGGAGCTCTTGTGTTATGTTAACTGATGTTTGCTTGGTCCCGTCTGCAGGTTTGTCCTAAACTAAAGAACCACGCCGGTCACCTTCTCTCAAACCCCTCCATCATGTGCAAAACATGGGCAAAGTAAGTTGATTCTCTCCCACACATACATCTCTTAAGGGCATTTCCTGATTTTGATCAATTAACAAAATGCTTAAGATAAAGGACTCTTCTTTTATTATTGTGTCTTATTATCTGTTGTAGACTTCAGCCCAGGACGGACGCTCTACTGGGGCCGCTCTTGACAAAGGGAGTGGACTGCAGAGATGCTCTTCTCTCCGTCTGGAAGACTGACGATAAATGTGAGGattaaatctgttttattaTAACTTTTCTGACAAACCCTCTCGTTATCTAATCACTGTTTTTTCtctcatatttttttctcttccagtTCTGTTGTCAGCGTACTGTCAGTGGCTTCCTGAATCCGTGCATCAAGAAGTAGCCCTAAGCTGGCCTCCTGtttaaaggaaacagaaatcaCATCATGGTGTTTTGAGCTTGGCTT from Limanda limanda chromosome 5, fLimLim1.1, whole genome shotgun sequence includes:
- the dhx37 gene encoding probable ATP-dependent RNA helicase DHX37, translated to MGRLRKRHNWKGRQQPDSQPAAEEDKAQEVVVELQDGARLKGVDKSNALVLPSTKAKKKKSSVTQVSSRKPLTKKQKKVLEKVLERKEKKAQRADILIKLAEVQIPESEIKLLYTTAKMGTGDKIYQTKNTLDEIKEGDSGPKVSSVIGANRKRKWNIVEEDDEEEQKAEESSDLDTSSDDDDVEGADEDVNKSTEMAETKETPPPCQEPESKEGVKEEQAKPEENGQSEKKVSDQEQVQNKILSQPAVFIPVDRLPEIQAARLKLPVLAEEQVIMEAVKENPCIVICGETGSGKTTQVPQFLYEAGYASESGIIGITEPRRVAAVSMSHRVAKEMNLSTRVVSYQIRYEGNVTDETKIKFMTDGVLLKEIQKDFLLKRYSVIIIDEAHERSVYTDILIGLLSRIVPLRNKKQMPMKLLVMSATLRVEDFTENRKLFRIPPPVIKVDARQFPVSIHFNKRTPLDDYSGETFLKTCKIHRMLPPGGILVFLTGQAEVNGLCRRLRKAFPFRKSNTTTGEDEDTSEATRKFKKNKQKKNVSLPRIHLDNYSALPMDEGDEDREAGIRDEYDSDLEYGDDPDNAEEKADPSIPLYVLPLFSLLAPEEQAKVFRPPPPGTRLCVVATNVAETSLTIPGIKYVVDSGRVKKRFYDRVTGVSSFKVTWTSQASANQRAGRAGRTEPGHCYRLYSSAVFGDFSLFSEAEITRRPVEDLVLQMKDLNIEKVVNFPFPTTPSTEALVAAEQLLISLGALKEPPHTERVKEMQRARLCSPITPLGRAMASFPVSPRYAKMLALGKQQDCLPYVIAVVAAMTVREIFEDLDRPAGSEDESSTLAQRRARLAQMRRLWAGQGASLQLGDLMVMLGAVGACEFAGCTPKFCEENGLRHKAMVEIRRLRGQLTNTVNAVSPEVGAFVDPKMTPPTAQQVVSLRQIVLAGLGDHLARHVQMEEILDPKWKNGYKTCLMDDPVFIHPTSALFKKLPEFVVYQEIMETSKMYMRGVSAVEANWIPQFLPQYCHFGPPLESPAPWFCSSTGTIKCHRSSTFFRVAWQLPAVEKDYPDCLDRYKLFSKFFLEGQVCPKLKNHAGHLLSNPSIMCKTWAKLQPRTDALLGPLLTKGVDCRDALLSVWKTDDKFLLSAYCQWLPESVHQEVALSWPPV